The DNA segment AACAAAGATGTGACAAACTTTTCCATGCCATATTAATAAAGTACCTTTCCTGTAGGCCTTCAAATTTACAGGCTAAAGTGTCATACTCTTTTACATGCCATATTAACCGAGCCCTTCTCTTTGCACTTTTAAATTTATGGTTtactttattaaattatgaaaacacTGGATCCAGATGATAGAATCACTTAACTATGAAATGGCAGAGTTTTGATGGTTTTACCAATCTGTCATAACTGatgaatgaatataaaaatgatattatttcatCAGGGACGAAGACAGGGAATTTATATTAGGGCACTTGCAGTAAGGGGAtcaaaatatactttttttgaGAGGGGGAAAATTGTTTTTTATCCActtttttaagtataaaaatactaaaaatttggGGGAAATCAAAGAGAATATGAAAGGGAGAGGAAAAGCCTCAGTGTCCCCCCTCCCCCTTCCCTACATCCCTCTCCACCAAGTATATTTAGTGTGTATTTAGtgcaaaaagaaggaaaagcaTGCATACCATCCCTAAGCTGCGCTTGTTGCTCCATAGCCTGTAGCCGTAGTTTCAGTTCCTTGTTCTCAGTAGTCAACCCAGTAGTGTCTCTCTGTATCATAGGAGAAATATATTAGAAGTGGTTCCCTTCCTTCACTGTGAATGcaataaacaaatatttgggCCTTAAAGACACAAAACAGGTGCTTTCCATGTTAGCAGAAACCAGATGTCATGGGGCTGAAACCCAACCAAGCCCACCTTATCGCAGCGAAAGGCTATTTTCCAGGCACATGCATGACCTAAATGGTGGTAGCAGAATCAAAGAAGGATTGATATGAAATAGTTGAAAAGCAATGCGCCAATGCCAAAAGGGAGACTCATGCCTTTGCATCATTCCAAGGCATGATTAAAAAAAGTGCATAATGTTGTCATTTCGGAAAATTCAAGGATTGATCAATGATTGTTGTTATATAAGGTACTTAAGTGAGTCAGAAATACAGTTTGCAAAACAGAAGACACAACGGAACTTCTCAAAAATGTGCAAAGTGGCTAAAAGTACTGCCAAGTGCCAGCATTAACTAACTTTAGACAGAAGCGATACAAGGCCTTTACTAATTATTACAGCGGACACTtctttcaacaaagaaaatccCATGCATCTATACACCAAATAACTGCTACGGCTGTCTAAAACAGCCTCATACTCAAGTTGGTTTAAGAGTTACCCACCCCAAAGGAAGAAACTGAAACTACTAGATTTTTGAAATAGTATTACATTGAATACAGTCCCAAGTGAAATCAGTAAATTCTTCAACAATTATTGCAATGATCTTATATGTGATTTGACCTATAAACGAATATGAAAGCATGTGTTTCATGCATATAATAATTCGTACACAAAATCCCAATCAGTAGCTAAACCCTGTCATAATTAAGACATAAGATACAGTAAAAAATAGCCAACTTTGACTTCAGAAATTGGAAAGTAGCTTATAAATTCAGGTGTTAATATTATAACATGACCAAGAAAAAAGgacatttaaataaatgaaccaGGCGAGTTCACATTCTAGAAATGAGTAAAGGATCACATCAATGAGAGGTGAAGTGTAAGCTGTAAAGCTAAACCCAGCATAAAGTACTTTTTACCTGTAACATTGTGACCTGTGCGGAGAGATTGGTAGCTTCTGTCTGAAGAGTCTGAACCTTCTTCTCTAGTTCATTCGTGTATCGAATCTTCCTCTCCTTTGAACGCGCAGCTGATTGCCTGTTAGCCAGAATCCTACACCACccccaataaataaataaataaataaaaccctcCATTTAGGTAAGAAAATTGAAAGCATCAGCtaatttattaaagagaagaagggaaagaaataaaacacattGGCTTTGATGAATAACAGGCGAAGAACCAAATTCGACTTGAAATCCTATATCTacattaattaagtttaaattgtgAGGAAAAATATTCTACCTTTTAGCTCTCTTGGGATCGATAAGGGCAAGCTCAGCAAGTCTATCAGGAGCCATAGTTTTCTTAACACCATCAACGGCCATCAAGGACTCAACGTCAAACGATGCCGTAGTCGAACCATCCATCGAGTTACTATGTCGATGGTGAACCCTCTTCTCTCCTGCACCTCTTTTCCCGCCAAATTTCTCATCCCCAGCTCCTCCGGAGATCGCGGGTCCAGTCAACCCGAGTCCGTCAAAGAAATCGGAGTCAACAGAAAGGCTACGGATATGCCTAGGGTTATTGAGGGTGGAGCGAGGAGGGCCGTTGCATGAGGAGTCATCGGAGGATTCAGCAGGTACGGGTGCAACAGGTGGCA comes from the Gossypium raimondii isolate GPD5lz unplaced genomic scaffold, ASM2569854v1 Contig00140, whole genome shotgun sequence genome and includes:
- the LOC105797047 gene encoding transcription factor VIP1-like — encoded protein: MEQKLRMEIDQMPPRGAHHRRAHSDTTFRFDDLLLFDPSDLDLSCLDLPDSSSNPSLPPVAPVPAESSDDSSCNGPPRSTLNNPRHIRSLSVDSDFFDGLGLTGPAISGGAGDEKFGGKRGAGEKRVHHRHSNSMDGSTTASFDVESLMAVDGVKKTMAPDRLAELALIDPKRAKRILANRQSAARSKERKIRYTNELEKKVQTLQTEATNLSAQVTMLQRDTTGLTTENKELKLRLQAMEQQAQLRDALNEKLKEEVQRLRIQAGQVSAMNGNPFNRGLSPQYSTHQPAPHHFGVLQTPQQQQQQQQQQLQMPHSSANNPTLNGQPQPRFMDFNQRA